Within Saccharomonospora cyanea NA-134, the genomic segment GACGAGCAGCGGCGTGGCGAGCACGGTGATCAGGTAGACGCCGAGGAACCACAGAAGCTGTGCCGCGATCGAACTCGCCAGCGCCACGGGCTGCTCAGGGGCGCCGAGCAGCCGCAGCACCGGTGGAACGGCCGTCCAGACGGCGAGGAGCGGCAGCACCGGAAGCAGGAGCCTGCTCAGCCGCCTCGACAGCCACGAGCGGGCCGTGGTGGCACGGGTCAGCGACAGGTGGTTGGCGGCCCCACCGGTGAAGAACACGAGAGGCATGACCTGTGACAACCACGTCACGATCCACCATCCGGGCGTGGTGAACGCGTTGCCGGCGGTGAGCAGACCGTCGGTGTAGCCGAGCACCGGCATGGTCCAGTGCTGGACCACCACGGCCACGATGGCCAGTGCGCGGACGACGTCCAGGAAGCGGTCTCGGGTGGGCACCACGGTCGCCGTTCTCGGCGCACTCAAAGTCATGATCGAATCGTGGCGTGCCCGGCGGCGGAAAACAGCGGTGCGAGCCGGTGTCTTGAAGGTGGGGTTGTCCCTACCGTGTCGGCCACCACAGTGGACACACCGGGGACACACCGGGGACGCACCGGGGACACACCGGGGACACACCGGCACGGGCGGCATGGCGAAGCGAGCGCGTCGGCGCCGGGAACCCCGGTTCGCTTTCCGCGGTCCCCACTCACCCACCGTCGGGGCTTCAGCGTCCGAGATAGGTCAGCACGGCACGGACCCGGCGGTGCTCCGTGTTGCTGCTCTCCAGGCCGAGCTTGGCGAAGATGTTGCCGATGTGCTTCTCCACGGCACCGTGTGACACGACGAGCCGGGAGGCGATGGCGCTGTTGGTGAGACCCTGCGCCATGAGGCTCAGCACCTCGGATTCGCGCGGGGTGAGCGAATCCAGCGGGTTCCGGCGCCCCCGCGCCATGAGTTGGCTGATCACTTCGGGGTCGATCGCCGTGCCTCCGGACGCCACGCGCCGCACGGCGTCCAGGAACTCGGCCACGTCGGCCACGCGTTCCTTCAGCAGGTAGCCCACGCCACCCGCGCCGCCGGAGAGCAACTCCACCGCGTACGTCTCCTCGACGTACTGCGACAGCACCAGCACCGGCAGACCCGGCACGAGCTGCCGCGCCCGCAGCGACGCCCGCAGCCCCTCGTCGGTGAACGTCGGGGGCATCCGCACGTCCGCGATCGTGAGATCCGGACGGTGCTGCTGAACCGCCTCTATCAGGTCATCGCCGTTGTCCACAGCGGCCACCGTCTCGACGCCGTCGTCGGCCAGCAGCCGCTGCACCCCCTCCCGCAACAGGACGGCGTCCTCCGCGATGACCACGCGCATGTGTACTCCCCAGGTGTGCGATACAGCTCACCACGTACACGGCAGGTCCGCTCGGACGACGGTGGGGCCGCCGGGTGGGCTGACGACGGAAACGGTGCCGTCTATGGTCGCAGCCCGGTCGGCGAGGCCCGCAAGGCCACCACCGGGTCGTAGACTCGCGCCGCCCTTACCGTCGTCGGTCACCTCCACCACGACGGTGTCGCCGTCGCGCCACACCCTCACGGAGGCCCGGTCGGCTCCGGAGTGCTTGGCGATGTTGGTCAAAGACTCACCCACGATGAAGTAGGCCGTCGTCTCCACGGCCGCGGGAGGGCGGGGCTCCACCTCCACCGTCACGTCGACGGGAATGGGCGATTTGGCGGCCTGCGCGGACAGCGCCGCGTCGAGGCCCCTGTCGGCCAGCACGGCGGGGTAGATGCCCCTGGCGAGGTCGCGCAGCTCCGACACCGCGAGTTTCGCGTCGGAATGCGCCTCGTCGATCAGCTCCCGCAGCGCGTCGGTGTCGGGTCGAGTACCAGCGCCGACCTTGGCCTTCGCCCGGCCCAGGGTCATGGCCACCGAGACGAGTCGCTGTTGCGCGCCGTCGTGGAGGTCGCGTTCGATGCGTCGTCGTTCGGCCTCGGCCGCGTCCACGCCGCGCGCCCGCGACGCTTGCAGCCGCTGGGCCCGCGCCTCCGCCCTCTGCGCCTTCGGAGGTCCGAGCAGGGCGGAGGCGAGCTGGGCGTGCAGCCATCCGAGCGTCGGCATCACCCAGATCGCGACCGGCACGAGCAGGATGGCCACCAGACCCACGGCGAACTCGACGATTCCGATGGGGAAGGCGAGCATCAGGTACGCGAGGTCGCGCCACGTCGTCGGATCGGTCGCCCGGGTCAACCAGCGTCGGCCCCACCCGCCGTCACCGCGTGCGCGTTCCGCGTCGGGGACGCTCACACCCAGTGTCCGCCGTACCCATGCCCGTTCCAGGTCGCCGAACGCGCGCACGAGCCAGATCGTCGCCGTCAGGATCGGGATACCGATCCAGATCACGACGGTGGCGACCCCGATCAACGTGCCGCAGACGATCAGCACGAACTGGACGAGTCGCAGCGGGAAGCTCGCGATCATGAAAAGGAGGGTGAGCCACCCTCGTGGTCGCTCCGGTGAGCCCGCCGATGAACTTTTGGGGTCTGCGGAAGCCTTGTTCGGCATGCGCACATTCTCCGTGGTCACGGGCGCACCGGGAACGGGGCCGTCTCGGTGTCGTCCGCGTCGAGCTCCCGCATCCGGTTGAACGTCGGACCCAGCATCGCCTTGGCGAAGCGCGCGTGCGCCGCCCCGAGTCCACGGGTCAGCAGTGCCGTGCACACCAGCAACAGCACACCGAGCGCCGACCACGGCAGGGCCGTCCAGACGGAGTCGACCGTCACCCAGCGCAGCGAGACGTCATGCGACGGGAAGTGCCACGCGCCACCGGGGAGGAACCGGTAGTAGACCGGCAGCGCGAGGAGAGCCAACGAAACACTCCACGTCGCGACCATCAGCACGAATTCCGCGATACCCAGGGGGAACAGCAGGAACAGGTAGACGTACTCCCGCCACGTCGCCGAGTCGGTGAGCCGGGTCCGCCACCGTTGCTTCAGACCTCCCTGCGGCAACGGCCTGGTCGAGGGCGGGATGTAGGCGCCGAGCAGGGCGTACACGCGGGCTCGCTCCACGTGGGCGGCTCCCCTCGTCAACAGCACCGTACCGGCGAGGACCGGCAGGCCGATCCACACGATGGCGGTGCCGATCCCGAAGACGGTCAGCGTCAGCAGCACCACGAAGGCGGCGACACCGATGGGGAAGCTCAACAGCAGGTAGGTGAGTGAGCCCGCGACCGAAGGACGGCCGCGCTCGTGGTCGTCGTGGGACCGTACCGTCGACATGGCTGGAACGTCCTTTCGCTCTCTCGTCCGTCCCAGCATCACCGAGCAGGGCCCCTCCGGCCATCAGGCCTGCTGGTCTCGTGGGGGTAGGGCTGTCCCCACCCTGAGGTGTGTGGGGAGGTGTGTGGGGACGTCGGCCCACGGGAATTATCGGGTTGCGCCCCGCGTTATCCTTGGTGCAGTGATCGGAAGAGATCAGCTGAACTAGGGGGTGAACGGTTTCGACTCTGGACGTTGATCCAGGGGAAGCGTGCCGGTGCAGGCAACGACCACCGCAAGCGTCGTCGCAATAAATACAAGCGCCAAGACGAACAGTCAGCGCGACTTCGCCCTCGCCGCCTGAGCGACGGTGAAGTCTGTCGGCCCGGGGACGCCTCCGCCCCGGTTCGCCGGCATCAGCTAGGAGGCTCACCGCCGGTTCCGGCCACGGGAACCGGTTGGGAAGCGAACAGTGGCTGGGCCCGTCACACCGGCTCGTTCGCGTGACCGGTGGGGCCGAGCAGAGACACAGCGAACTGCGCACGGAGAAGCCCTGGAAAGGCGGCAGAGGACCCGGGTTCGATTCCCGGCACCTCCACGACCGGCAAGAAGGCCACCCGCTCAGCGGGTGGCCTTCTTGTTTCGTGGGGGCCGCCGCGGTCGGCTCGACCGCTGCATACCGGCGCCCGCCACCGGGTAGTCGGCTGTCGAACACACGAGCGAACGAGGTGACGACATGGCCGACGACAAGCGCACCGGGCGACCGGAGCCGACACCCGAGAAGGACCCTGACGACTGGGTCACCGGAGCCGAACCGATGACCGGCCCGCAGCGCTCCTACCTCAACACCCTCGCGCAGGAGGCCGGTGAGCAGGTGCCGGATGAGCTGAACAAGGCGGAGGCGTCCGAGCGGATCGACGAGCTCCGGAAACGCACCGGGCGCGGTGGTTGACGCCGCTGTTTGGGCCTCCCGACGCCCGGCAAGTCTGCGAAGGGACGAGAGGAGCCACGGATGACGTCGCAACCGCCGAGTCCGGTCAAGGACAAGAACTACAACCTCATCAGCGTGTTGCAAGCATCGCTCGAATACGCCTGGCAGATGGAGACCTACATCGCCGATGCCGAGCGAGAGGGCGACAACGAACTCGCCACCTGGTTCCGCAAGATCCAGGAGAACAACGTCAAGGCCGGGGAGCAGGGCAAGCAACTGCTGGCCGAGCGGCTGAAGAAAGGTTGACGTCCATGGACCACGATCACTTCATCGGTCAGGTTCAGGCGCGGGCGCAGTTGGCCAGCCGCGGCGAGGCGGAAGGGCTGACTCGCGCGACGCTGGAAACCCTCGGGGAACGCATTCCGGAGCAGGTCGCCACGCATCTCGCCGACCAGTTGCCCATCGAGATCGGGGAGAACCTGCGCAGGACCATCACCATGGGCGGCGCGGGGTCGGGGGAGCGGTTCGGGCTCGACGAGTTCGTGCGCCGGGTGTCGGAACGCGGACACCTCCCCGAGCCCAACGCTGTGTACGGGTCCCGGGTGGTCCTCGAAGTGACGGGTGAGGCGACCCAGGGGGTGCTGAACAAGGTCCGTGACTCGTTGCCGGAGGAGCTGCGTCCGCTCGTGGACTCCGGGAGCAAGGGAGAAATGAGCTGAGCCGCCTTCTGATGCGGTGAGGGCGCCGCGGGTATGCGGGAGCCGGGTGAGCTCGTGCGGTGTTCGGCACAATGCCGCGCATGGCTACTCCTGCAGTGGAAGCCCGCGGCGTCGGCAGGTGGACCGTGGACATCGCGATGGTGGCGCTCGCGGCGCTCTCGGTCGGGCTGCTCTCCTACGTGACCTTCTTCGACGTGTCGGAGGAGACGGCGCACACCGTGTTCGTCGTGGACACCGTCGTGTGCGGTGTCTTCGCGCTGGAGTTCCTCTGGCGGTGGCGGATGGCGCGCTGGAACCGGCGGTTCCCGATCCGCCGCTGGTACGAGGTGCTGGGCATGATCCCCATCGCCCATCCGGCACTTCGCGGTCTCCGTCTGTTGCGGATCGTGGTGCTGGTGGTGCGGTTGGCCCGCACCACCGACCGCGTGTTCGGGGAGAGGGCGACCCAGCGGTTCGTGGAACGCTTTTCGCGCCCCATCGTGGTGGCCATCAAGAAACCGGTCACCGTCGCCGTGCTCGACGAGGTGGCGAAGGTGCTCGAAACCGGGCGGTACCCGCGTAACATCGCGCGGTCCGTGGAGGAGCACCGGGAGCTGCTGCTCGACATCGTCACCGAGAAGGTGAAGAACGATCCGCAGGCGGGCCGGTTGTCCGGGCTGCCGTTCCACGACGAGATCCTGCGCTCGCTGGTGGACACCACCATCCGCGTCGTCCTCGACGTGCTGAGCGACCCGCGGACCGACGTGTTCTTCGCGCACGCCGTGAGGGAGAACCAAGCGCAGGTCCGCGCCGCTGTGGCCGAGGGCCTCCACGAGCGTGCGGACCCGACGCGGCCCGCGCACCGAAGCTGACGGAACGCCCCGTCTCGTGTCCGCAGGTTACGTACGCGTGCATGGGCTGCGGACACGGCGTCAGCGGCGGCGGGTCGTACCTTTCGTGGGTTCGGCGGTCAGCGGGTCGGGCGGCCAGGGGTGTTTCGGGTAGCGGCCGCGCAGTTCCGCGCGCACTCCCGCGTAGCCGTGCCGCCAGAACGACTCCAGGTCGGAGGTCACCGCGGCCGGTCGGCCGGCGGGTGACAGCAGGTGGAGCACGACGCGCACGGTCCCGTCGGCGATCCTCGGGGTCTCGCGCCACCCGAAGGTCTCCTGAAGCTTCACCGCGAGTACGGGTTCGTCCCCGGAGTAGTCCACTCTCACTCGTGAGCCGGTGGGCACCTGAAGCCGTTCCGGGGCGAGTTCGTCGAACCGCGCCGCCTGTGGCCAGGGCAGCAGGCGGCGCAGCGCCGCCGTCGTGTCGACAGCGGCGAGGTCGGCGCGGCGGCGCACGGTGCCGAGTTCCGGTCCGAGCCAGGTGTCCATCCGGGCGAGGAGTTCGTCGTCGGAGACGGCGGGCCAGGGCTCGCCGAGGTGCCGGTGCAGGAAGGCGAGGCGCTGCCGCAGCCGGGTGGCGTCGTCGGGCCACGGGAGCAGGCGCAGGCCCTCCCGCCGCAGGCCGTCCGACACCGCGGCGCGCACGGCCGTCGGGTCGGGATCCGGCAGGGCACGCTCCGAGAGCGTCACGGCGCCGAGTCGCCGTACCCGGCGGGAGACGACGTCACCGTCGGTCCAGGCGATCTCGTCCTTCTCGGTCACCAGCGCCGCGCCCGCCCACGTGGCCAGGCGCTCGTCGGCCACCGCGGCGAGGCGCACCACGCCGTGCGCGCGCCCCGGTTCCCGTGTCGCCTCCGCGACGGCCAGCCATTCGCTGTCGCCGAGTCCGCTTCCGGGCGGCACCTCCACCGCCGTACCACCTGCCAGGAGGTACACGGGCGAGTTGCCGGGCCGCCCTGGTCGCCGCCGGGCCAGCCGTTCGGGATAGGCCAGAGCCACCACAGCGGCGGGGTCGCGCGAGTCACCGCCACCGTGGTCGTCCACGAGCGCACCGAGGCGGGTGACCTCCCGCCGCCAGCGCCGCGCCTGAAGGTCGTCCGCCCCGCGCAGGCGGGCGAGTTCGGAGTCGAGGTCGGTTCGCTTCGAGCCCGCGTCGAGCAGCGCCACCACTTCGGCCGCTGTCCGGGCACCGACCACCTCGGCCCCGTCGAGCAGCGCGCGGGCGAGTCGCGGGTGCAGTCCCACGGAGGCCATTCGCCGTCCTCGCGCGGTGGGACGGCCGTCGGTGTCCACGGCACCCAGCGTGGCCAGCAGGTTCCTCCCCGCCATGAGCGCACCCTCGGGCGGCGGGTCCCACCAGGCGAGCCCGGCACCGTCCGGAGTGGACCAGCACGCCAGTTCGAGCGCCAGCCGGGACAGCTCGGCGGCCCGGATCTCCGGTTCCGGGTAGGCGGGCAGGCTCGCGTGTTCCGCACGTGGCCAGCAGCGGTACGCCACCCCGGGCGCCTCCCTCCCGGCCCGGCCGGACCGCTGGTCGGCGACCGCGCGCGACACCCGCACGGTCGCCAGCCCCGGAAGGCCACGCCGGTGGTCGACCCTGGGTACACGCGCGAGCCCGGAGTCCACCACCACGCGCACTCCGGGCACCGTCAGGCTCGACTCGGCCACCGCCGTCGACAGCACGACGCGGCGCCGCGGTCCCGGGGTGAGCGCCGTGTCCTGTTGCCTCGCCGACAGGCGGCCGTGCAGCACCACGACGTCGGCGTCGAGGTCGCCGAGCAGGTTCCCCACCCGGTCGATCTCGGCAAGGCCGGGGAGGAACACGAGGACGTCACCGTCGTTCTCCGCCAGTGCCGTGTGGACGGCCCTGGCGACACAGGCCTCGACACGTTCGCCTCGGTCGGGTGGCCGGTGCACGACGTCGACGGGATGCGCCCGGGCTTCCGCGGTGACGACCGGCGCGTCTCCGAGGAGCGCGGCCAGCCGTTCCGACGCCACGGTCGCCGACGTCGCCAGGAGCCGCAGGTCGTCCCGCAGCCCCGCGCGAGCGTCCAGCAGCAGTGCCAGCAGCAGATCGGCGTCGAGGTGGCGTTCGTGGCACTCGTCCAGCACCACCACCGACGTGTCGCTCAGCTCGGGATCGTTCTGGAGGCGCCGCACGAGGAGCCCGGAGGTCACCACCTCCACGCGGGTTCGGGCGGAGACCCTGCGGTCGCCCCGCACCGAGTAACCGACGGTGCCGCCGACCGGTTCCCCGAGCAACGCCGCCATGCGTGAGGCGGCGGCACGGGCGGCGAGCCTGCGCGGCTCCGCCACGACCACTTTGCGTGGCTCCGCCACGGTCACTTCACGTGGCCCCGCCACGGTCACTTCACGTGGCTCCGCCACGGTCACCTCGCGGTGGACGCGCCTTGCCAGCTCCAGCGGCACGAGTGTGGTCTTGCCGGTGCCGGGTGGGGCGACGAGCACGGCGCTGCCGTGTGCTTCCAAAGCGGCGCCGACGTCGGCGAGCACGGCACGCACCGGGAGGTCGGGCAGCACCACGGTGTCGAGGCCGCTCATGGGCCCTCGATCTCCGGTGGGTCGGAGACCTCGACACCGGACGGGGCGAGGTGCCGTTCCAGCGACGCGCGCCACGACCCCGAGTCGATCATCTTCCGGAGGGCGGCGTTGACGGCCGCCTGCCCGTCGAGATCACCCTTGCGCAGGCCGATGCCGTAGCTCTCGGTGGACCACCGGTCACCGGCGAGCGTCATCAGTTCGGGG encodes:
- a CDS encoding response regulator transcription factor; its protein translation is MRVVIAEDAVLLREGVQRLLADDGVETVAAVDNGDDLIEAVQQHRPDLTIADVRMPPTFTDEGLRASLRARQLVPGLPVLVLSQYVEETYAVELLSGGAGGVGYLLKERVADVAEFLDAVRRVASGGTAIDPEVISQLMARGRRNPLDSLTPRESEVLSLMAQGLTNSAIASRLVVSHGAVEKHIGNIFAKLGLESSNTEHRRVRAVLTYLGR
- a CDS encoding sensor histidine kinase, whose protein sequence is MPNKASADPKSSSAGSPERPRGWLTLLFMIASFPLRLVQFVLIVCGTLIGVATVVIWIGIPILTATIWLVRAFGDLERAWVRRTLGVSVPDAERARGDGGWGRRWLTRATDPTTWRDLAYLMLAFPIGIVEFAVGLVAILLVPVAIWVMPTLGWLHAQLASALLGPPKAQRAEARAQRLQASRARGVDAAEAERRRIERDLHDGAQQRLVSVAMTLGRAKAKVGAGTRPDTDALRELIDEAHSDAKLAVSELRDLARGIYPAVLADRGLDAALSAQAAKSPIPVDVTVEVEPRPPAAVETTAYFIVGESLTNIAKHSGADRASVRVWRDGDTVVVEVTDDGKGGASLRPGGGLAGLADRAATIDGTVSVVSPPGGPTVVRADLPCTW
- a CDS encoding sensor domain-containing protein, yielding MSTVRSHDDHERGRPSVAGSLTYLLLSFPIGVAAFVVLLTLTVFGIGTAIVWIGLPVLAGTVLLTRGAAHVERARVYALLGAYIPPSTRPLPQGGLKQRWRTRLTDSATWREYVYLFLLFPLGIAEFVLMVATWSVSLALLALPVYYRFLPGGAWHFPSHDVSLRWVTVDSVWTALPWSALGVLLLVCTALLTRGLGAAHARFAKAMLGPTFNRMRELDADDTETAPFPVRP
- a CDS encoding DUF3072 domain-containing protein, with product MADDKRTGRPEPTPEKDPDDWVTGAEPMTGPQRSYLNTLAQEAGEQVPDELNKAEASERIDELRKRTGRGG
- a CDS encoding DUF2267 domain-containing protein is translated as MDHDHFIGQVQARAQLASRGEAEGLTRATLETLGERIPEQVATHLADQLPIEIGENLRRTITMGGAGSGERFGLDEFVRRVSERGHLPEPNAVYGSRVVLEVTGEATQGVLNKVRDSLPEELRPLVDSGSKGEMS
- a CDS encoding ion transporter, encoding MATPAVEARGVGRWTVDIAMVALAALSVGLLSYVTFFDVSEETAHTVFVVDTVVCGVFALEFLWRWRMARWNRRFPIRRWYEVLGMIPIAHPALRGLRLLRIVVLVVRLARTTDRVFGERATQRFVERFSRPIVVAIKKPVTVAVLDEVAKVLETGRYPRNIARSVEEHRELLLDIVTEKVKNDPQAGRLSGLPFHDEILRSLVDTTIRVVLDVLSDPRTDVFFAHAVRENQAQVRAAVAEGLHERADPTRPAHRS
- the hrpB gene encoding ATP-dependent helicase HrpB, coding for MSGLDTVVLPDLPVRAVLADVGAALEAHGSAVLVAPPGTGKTTLVPLELARRVHREVTVAEPREVTVAGPREVTVAEPRKVVVAEPRRLAARAAASRMAALLGEPVGGTVGYSVRGDRRVSARTRVEVVTSGLLVRRLQNDPELSDTSVVVLDECHERHLDADLLLALLLDARAGLRDDLRLLATSATVASERLAALLGDAPVVTAEARAHPVDVVHRPPDRGERVEACVARAVHTALAENDGDVLVFLPGLAEIDRVGNLLGDLDADVVVLHGRLSARQQDTALTPGPRRRVVLSTAVAESSLTVPGVRVVVDSGLARVPRVDHRRGLPGLATVRVSRAVADQRSGRAGREAPGVAYRCWPRAEHASLPAYPEPEIRAAELSRLALELACWSTPDGAGLAWWDPPPEGALMAGRNLLATLGAVDTDGRPTARGRRMASVGLHPRLARALLDGAEVVGARTAAEVVALLDAGSKRTDLDSELARLRGADDLQARRWRREVTRLGALVDDHGGGDSRDPAAVVALAYPERLARRRPGRPGNSPVYLLAGGTAVEVPPGSGLGDSEWLAVAEATREPGRAHGVVRLAAVADERLATWAGAALVTEKDEIAWTDGDVVSRRVRRLGAVTLSERALPDPDPTAVRAAVSDGLRREGLRLLPWPDDATRLRQRLAFLHRHLGEPWPAVSDDELLARMDTWLGPELGTVRRRADLAAVDTTAALRRLLPWPQAARFDELAPERLQVPTGSRVRVDYSGDEPVLAVKLQETFGWRETPRIADGTVRVVLHLLSPAGRPAAVTSDLESFWRHGYAGVRAELRGRYPKHPWPPDPLTAEPTKGTTRRR